The following coding sequences are from one Bos mutus isolate GX-2022 chromosome 22, NWIPB_WYAK_1.1, whole genome shotgun sequence window:
- the LBHD1 gene encoding LBH domain-containing protein 1 produces MALVPGSSEDGPWPRDSPGSSQRADSPRLTNPLWKDKGEIDRVEGHQDVQVSTFPPCVLLLVHPPLWPGSPAVPIQVMCPQTRLPSIVVEASEVSEESGELRWPHEELLLLTDDEEEEVEVFFQDQSEEPGWTWSSLDPKSPLRTFNPELSWGQERVDQDASWIPEDTDCQEAPNPCPLWDPPSSSHVCRSCFVEYSHFLPPRSFEGKYHFLPQTFYLGF; encoded by the exons ATGGCCCTTGTGCCAGGGAGCAGTGAGGATGGGCCTTGGCCTAGAGATAGCCCAGGCTCTTCCCAGCGTGCAGACAGTCCTAGACTGACCAACCCGCTTTGGAAGgacaaaggagaaattgacagggTTGAAGGTCACCAGGATGTTCAGGTTAGTACTTTCCCACCTTGCGTCCTGCTGTTGGTTCACCCTCCACTTTGGCCCGGTTCCCCTGCTGTGCCTATCCAGGTTATGTGTCCGCAGACCCGCCTCCCCTCCATTGTGGTGGAAGCCTCTGAGGTGAGTGAAGAGAGTGGGGAGCTCCGGTGGCCACacgaggagctgctgctgctgactgACGATGAGGAAGAGGAGGTCGAGGTGTTCTTCCAGGACCAAAGTGAAGAACCAG GCTGGACTTGGAGCTCCCTGGACCCTAAGTCTCCTTTAAGAACCTTTAACCCAGAACTCAGCTGGGGGCAGGAACGGGTAGATCAAGATGCCTCCTGGATCCCAGAGGACACAGACTGTCAGGAAGCCCCCAATCCCTGTCCTCTCTGGGACCCACCATCAAGCTCCCATGTCTGCAGAAGCTGCTTTGTGGAATATTCCCATTTCCTGCCTCCCAGGAGCTTTGAGGGTAAGTATCACTTTCTCCCTCAAACATTTTACCTAGGTTTTTGA
- the CSKMT gene encoding citrate synthase-lysine N-methyltransferase CSKMT, mitochondrial: protein MAALRRTLHLASLAAGTRRTVAGSLAGSCLADRSLWDKLHAQPRQGSVRTFDWFFGYEEAQGLLLPLLEKSWAACPPRVLDVGCGTSSLCPGLYTKCPHPVDVLGVDFSPVAVAHMNSLLEGGQGQTPLCPGHPESSLHFMQADGQNLQPVASSGSFQLVLDKGTWDAVARGGLPGAYQLLAECLRVLSPQGTLIQFSDEDPDVRLPCLEKGSQGWTVTVQELGPFRGITYFAYVVQGSD from the exons ATGGCTGCTTTGCGCCGAACCCTCCATCTGGCGAGCCTGGCGGCGGGGACGCGCCGCACCGTGGCGG GTTCCCTGGCTGGTAGCTGCCTGGCAGACCGCTCCCTCTGGGATAAGCTCCACGCCCAACCCCGTCAGGGCAGCGTCCGCACCTTCGACTGGTTCTTTGGATACGAAGAAGCCCAGGGGCTCCTGCTGCCGCTGCTGGAGAAATCATGGGCTGCCTGTCCACCCCGGGTGTTGGACGTGGGCTGTGGGACCTCCAGCTTGTGTCCAGGCCTCTATACCAAATGCCCGCACCCCGTGGACGTGTTGGGGGTGGACTTCTCTCCCGTAGCAGTGGCCCACATGAACAGTCTCCTGGAAGGTGGCCAAGGCCAAACACCCCTGTGCCCTGGACACCCTGAGTCAAGCCTCCATTTCATGCAGGCTGATGGCCAGAATCTGCAGCCAGTGGCTTCCTCAGGCTCCTTTCAGCTAGTCCTGGACAAGGGCACCTGGGATGCTGTTGCCCGGGGTGGTCTGCCTGGGGCTTACCAGCTCCTGGCAGAATGTCTGAGGGTCCTAAGCCCCCAGGGGACCCTGATTCAGTTCTCAGATGAGGATCCTGATGTGCGGCTCCCCTGCCTAGAGAAAGGGTCCCAGGGCTGGACTGTGACAGTGCAGGAGCTGGGCCCTTTCAGGGGCATCACCTACTTTGCTTACGTGGTTCAAGGCTCTGATTAA
- the C22H11orf98 gene encoding uncharacterized protein C11orf98 homolog — MGAPSGKINRPRTELKKKLFKRRRVLNRERRLKHRVVGAVIDEGLITRHHLKKRASSARANITLSGKKRRKLLQQIRLAQKEKAAMEVEAPPKPTRTSDPQPRSKKKTKAPQDVDMEDLEDKS; from the exons ATGGGTGCTCCGAGTGGAAAGATCAACCGGCCGCGAACG GAGCTGAAGAAGAAGCTGTTCAAGCGACGACGAGTGTTGAACCGGGAGCGGCGACTGAAGCATCGGGTGGTCGGAGCTGTGATAGACGAAGGACTGATTACGCGGCACCACCTCAAGAAGCGGGC GTCCAGTGCACGTGCCAACATTACTCTGTCTGGGAAGAAGCGCAGAAAACTCCTCCAGCAGATCCGACTTgcccagaaagagaaagcagcCATGGAAG tggAAGCCCCTCCTAAGCCAACCAGGACTAGTGACCCACAGCCCAGatcaaaaaagaagacaaaagccCCCCAGGATGTAGATATGGAGGACCTTGAAGATAAGAGCTAA